The segment TGATGGGCAGACTTCCATCTGGTGGCAGATCCATGTCCTTATCCGTTGGATCTTAAAGCGCCCGGGGATGCCACCCTAATAACAAGAACTATTCCGCAAATGCGATCACCTCCTGCAGCTGCTTCCTGATAGTCTTATGGCAAGCTGCAGTAGTAATGCTCGACCTTATCTGCCCCGGGCTTGATTGCTGCCGGACAGAGCAGACACAGCAGTACGTTAAGCAATTCGCAAAGCCGGATCGTCTGGCCTAGcttgtgacggttgggttttCCAAGGGATAAACTAGTcccgtactaggtttatgttgGCAGATACAATAGGGTGTTACACTGAGCTTGAGCAAAGtgtcacgtctcttaatggcaattgatagggggGCATGGCGAATTGATACGCGGGCATGACCCTTACGGGGGCATGACTTTTAGGGCCTCTGATTCGTCAAATCTTTTCCTGTTAGCGTTGGCAGAATTCTGCCAAAGCTCCCCAAGTACCTCGACGTTAACCCCCCTTAATTTTGCCTTAGTAACTTACGCGACGCGACCAAGTTCTCTCCATCGGCAAGCTGTATATCCGCTACTGTCTCTCAACCCTCAATGATTAGAACATTCGCCACGTCTCAATCCGAGTCTCCTTCCAGCTCAGAGGATCATCTAGTGTTGGAGATCACAAATATGAGACGACCAAGTCAGTGGCAAGGTGTGGAACAAGGTGGAACATTCCACGGAGGTGGTGCCTGTGCATTAACAGCAATTCTCCTACTGCATATTTCGAATGAATCAAGAAATATGAATCTTCCCATTTCAACATATACTTTAACACATTTAAACTCTGTCAGCCCGCCAAACATATGAAGTCAGTGCTTCTTTGAGCCAGAAACGTCTGAATATGTGGCGTAGGATGGCACTTTTCTTGAACCTCGTGCAGGGCCGCATTCGATACTTGAGCAACACAGGCGTCTTGACATTTTGCTACAAATCTCATAAGCTGCATCGTCGAGAGAAGGTGAGTTGACTTGCCAGTAGCTTTACCTGCTATAataccatcatcaacgatgaCCATCCGTAGCATGGTATCAATTACAGGACAGTATGATACCAAGAGAAGGTATCTCGACTCTGTTTCGGACCTTCCCGCAATGGGCTCTAAATCCGCCTTAACTTTAGCGACAGACAATGGTGGTGGCGAGAAACCAACCTTTACCGTGGCATCGTGCCTTACtgtggttggttggttggctAGCTGGACTGCCATGCTCAGAACACAGTATTAACTTCTTCATTTAAATGCTTCAGTTTTCAACTATCGAAAAGTGGCAGTTAGGGCCCCCACCTTGCCTCGTTATAGGGATGTAAACAAGGCGCTAAAAAATCGATAGTGTAAAGTACTAGTCTAAATATGGTAGCTGGCGTAAGATCCGACCGGCTATTAACCGCCCGGTGTGTTCAGCCGCATTCTCACTCCATATTGCAACCCCACCTCCAACCTCGCTGATCTCTCACTAACTCCGTCATACACACCTAAAGTTCCCCATGGTAGTAGCCAATTAGCAAGTTGCACGGCTAATTCACCATTGCCTCTGAGTTGCATGATGGCAGATCCTCTGAGTGTCGCAGCCAGCGTTGTTGGCCTCCTTACAGCTGCTGCTCAGGTCTCCAAAATCATCGCTAATGTCATGAATAAGGCTCGTCACGCACCAGAAGAATGCGGACGTATTAAGGCTGAAGTCGATGATATTCGAAATGTACTTGTTACACTTCAGCTTTTTATTATCAATCCTCGGCAGGTTAGTTGATGTATTGAATCTGGCTGGCAAAAGAGACCTGAAGCCCTGAACATTGACAAATCCTCCCGCAGGCTTCCCGGTCGCGAACCTCTCTTATTATGGTTGAGCAAGTCGTCGCTACATTAGCGGCCTGTGTCACTACATTCTCAGAGTTGGATACCTTTGCCACGGCCCTAGAAAACGAAACTAGCATTTTGGATCGGCTACGTTGGGCAAGTAAAGATAAGGACATCCACGCCATTCTTGTGCGGCTCGAATCTCACAAGAATTCGTTAACGCTGATGCTTACGATATTAACGTGGTATGCTATGATCTCTATCTTTTCGATACCgagatatatattaaaactatGTCTTTTAGTCAGAACCAAGATGATGCCGAAAGCCGGGTAATAAACTCTGCCACTTGGTGGAAAAGATCTTATCACAAAATCCGACACTGAAAGAACGACTTGCTGCTTTAGATACAGGTGGTTAAGTAGCAGGCCCAGGGGACACAATAGAAACAAGACTGAACGAACTGAGCGTTGAAGAGACTGACGGGGGAGGTGAAGCACCCCCTGCAGCGGACAGCCAACCAAGATGGCAACGCAATGCACAGGGCTTTGCATTTGAGGAAGTTCTAATGAGCTCGAGGGTTTATCGCATTGTGGCAAAAGACAATTCTGATGCTTTCTCAATCATCGGCTCGGCCGGCAGAACCGCATCCTGGTCTATGTTATCTGGTCTCAGTCTCTCTGAAATATCGCACATTGGTATCCAGGCCATTCCAATTTACGTCACCGACATTACGATCAAAGAGCATTATGACTTTTCTCCAACTGCGGGCAACGCTTTCCCCACAGAGACCGCGCCGGATACAAGTAATCACGGGGCAGCAAAACCATCCCGTCGAGATCGTATCAAGGGCTTATTCTCATTCCGAGCCCAACCGCCGCCggaaccagagccagagcctAAACCTACGCCTACGGTCTTTAGACTTCCCCTCCCGACAAGTATAAGATATGCGAATGTGGCAATCAGTCGcattgatgaggatggagtGGCGAGAATATATGGCTATATACCCATTATCGTCGCCAAAACCGGCGTTTACCTGAAGGAGAAAGGTCAGTGTGACGTCTTAATGATATTTGTACCGGTACCTGTTAGCAATTACTAGCCACGGCCGTTGAGGATATCTTTGCAACTACCGGAAATCCCGTACGAATGAGTGAACTACAAACAATATTTGACTCGCCCGACAGATACGGCAAGGGTTTAGTATGGGACGGATACACGGTTCACGACGCAGCTGGGATTCTTCTCCGATATCTCAAAAGCCTACCCGAGCCTATCATCCCGTACCATCACTACAACAGCTTTGTTGACGAGCTGGGATTCTTCATCGACCGAGAGTTAACACCAGAAGAGTCTTCCCAGGCTTTAGAGCTGGCTATCAAGCTTGTCATAGACATGCCCCCATTAAACCGCCAGTTGCTGCTATATATACTTGATATGCTACACGTTTTTGCAGATAAGTCTGCCGTCAATAAAATGACAGCTCTCAGACTGGTTAGCAGCTTTCAGCCTTCGATCCTGTCAGGGCCGCCGGATAAGATGGATGCCGAGGCACATCACGTCAGCGCTAGTGTGGCGATGTTATTGGTCTCGTATGAGACAGAGGTCTTGGAAGCTATGGATAAGATACTTGCCGATAGGTAGATGTAGTCTGAGACTCAAAGttagtagttatataaagGCTCGTGAATGTTTTATACATTTGTTTATTAAAACCACTACATCGGCACACGAACGACACCTACTACCGAGTTTAACCTATCTAGTTTGAAGAAATTAAACTGGCTTTTAACAAAGTACGGAATTCTTAGGGCCATTTTATCATACTTTTGGAATAGgatttaatattttaaagCAGTAATTGCGGACGCGCTGTTGCGATCAGAGCCCCACCTTACAGCCGCCTCAGCTCGACAGTGGCAATGTGCAATTCGGCTGGCAGTGTATGATTGCTTTTAGTGTGGCCGCCGGTTTAAGTATCAGGCAGCAATGGGCTGAGGAGACTTCGGCTATGTTGGTTGATAAAATGGCGCACCCCCGCCACCATACACGAAGGACCTCGTCGGTATTCATAATGAGGCGAGATAGGAAGCTCCATTACAGCCAATACCTGCAATGCAGTCGGAggcttttttcttttaagGCGAATCCATAATACAGGTTCCTTCGCCAGGTCTTAGCTATCTTCGCGGAGCCGGCCGATCTGCCTGACAACAACTTGATGCTAACATGGTTTGCGGGGTAAAGCGTGTCACCGCACAATTGAGGAAACATACGACAGCCAATGATTGCCCATTCGGTTACTATGTAGAACATCAGCGTCATTGGAAGCTGGAACTTCAACCTGATGCATACTTTTTTTCTCTATTCTGAGGTGCATATTAGCTACAGAACTGTTTGATGCATTCTCCCGCGTAACTGAATCACCAATGCTTCTCTGAGATGTCCACTTTGTTCACATCTACACCATCCAGGAACCATCTCTCCTGCTCAGTGATCTTCACATCGTTTCCACTCAtctgcctcttcctcatcaagCCGTTAGAGGCAAAAGTCCAGTCTTCTAGGCCATAGGTACGCCACCATTGGCCATTTTCATCGTGCCATTCGTACCAGAACTGCACCGCAATCTGCGTGTAATAGCATTAGCATGCATCTTTTAAGTTTTTATAATGAACGAACCTTGTCATCAGTAAACGCAAAGAGCTCTTTACGAAGCTTATAACCATGTTCCTTCTCCCATTTCTTTGTTAGGAATTCTTCAATTGCGTCACGACCCTGCAAGAACTGATCGCGATTACGCCAAATAGAGTCCGGGGTGTATGCCATTTTCACCGCGGCGGGGTTTCTGGCAAACCGTCAACCTGTGGCTCATCCGAGATAAACAGGGAGCTCTGGAATTGTATAAGCCCTACCTGGTATTCCATGCATCCTGGGCAGCTTTAACTTTGATAATAGCCGTCTCTCGATTGAAGGGCGGGTGAGGAGGTCGTCCTTCGGAGGCCATGATGTTAGAGATATGGGGATAAGACTTTGCGTTGTTAAGTTTGAGTGATTATAGTTTGAGTCATTGCTGGAACGACTCTTTCGCTCATTATATAGTTCTGACTTTTAGCGGAGTGCGGCATGAGCGGCGAATGCGGCGGTGACTAATCTAGACCCTGAATTTTTGAACTTAGTCATTTATCACGAATCTTAATTTATGCCAAAAGTAATCTAGCCAGTTACCCTCAGCAAATCATATATGCCCGCTTTAAATGCATTGGATTATATAACCTACTCGTTATGCTTcgtaataataataagaactaacgtgcatgataagcaagtgCTCCATACAAGCAAGTACTCCACTATACTGTGTAATATAAAGGCAGACTACcctatagtatttaaaaccttaaataaaatagttaaaactctaataaaaatattttatataatagtatagctAGCTTTATTAAATTGTATTTTTTGAAgacttttagctattttattttatatagaaaaccttaaaatacagtgtttttttttacagtgtaaataaactttaaggtttatagctatataggatTTTTTTTAAAAGTCTtaaaaatttaatatagcttactttagtacctatatataagctattaaaattatagcCATTTTAGGCACAAGTTAAGctttttataagctttttaaaACTGaattttaaaatatataggGTAGTGAagcacttgcttgtctggagcacttgcttatcatgtacgttaatatttaattattcATTacttaaaaaatataaaacGTTATTATACTAAGTACTAGTTATGCCTTATAAAAGCCTAGTAATATTAACCTAATAGAGACTAGTTCATCACCTTAGACACATTACTATCATATACTTAATATTTCTGTCAGAAAAAAAAGCCCAAGGGAAACACCTCAAGTCACGAAGTTTACTATACTTCTAATGTTAGCTTGTCCAACCATTCTGGTATAAATTGCCAGACAAGCGGCATAGCCCATCATGATACTCGTCATGCAGATGtccctcaccctcaccagCCAGCTCAGCAGGGGGGGCCCCTAAGCCACTTATCTGGAATTCGTTTTTCGAGGGACTCATCCTGTGAAGTACATCAGACTGTACAGGCTGTGTACCTTCACTTGTTAGCTAAGCAGGGGTATTCGCGGGTGATGCCGCCTGCTGTCCATCGTAAGACGGGGTTGTGCCCGACAGCGGCGATACTCTGCTGAAGCCCCAACCATCTTGAGACGGGCCTGGACTCGGTATACATGTCATTGACATATCATCGTGAGGGGGTGGCGGCGCCACACTGTGACTTTGGCTATAGAACTTCCGTCGGCGGTAGATAAGACCACATCCCGCAAGCGCGAGGATAAAAACCACACTACAGCCAACGGCAATTCCCGCTGTGGCTCCAGTGCTTAGGGATGAGGACGGTTTgctggaggaagatggaggagacGGTGGCTTTTTGGTGCTGGTCTCAGTTGAGCGTCTCGCGGTCCTTGTCCCCGACACAGCTGTGCGTTCCATGAGCACTGCAAAGTCTGGGGCGTCAAATCCGCTGGCTGGCGTTGTCTTGGTCGCGCCACTGGTGCTGCTACCCCCAATAGCCGTTCGGATATCGATAAGCACCACCTATGTGGTCAGGTTGGGCTGATACATTGCCCGGATCGCATCGTTTCGGTTCTGTTTGCCCAAGTTCATATTGTGTGTGCCTTGAATGGTCGGGACACATTTTCTCAGAGGCATTCGCGTAGATGCCACCAATAACGAGCATCTGTGCGTTGTCGATCACATTGCAACTCATCATACTTTTGGGGTAGGATCTGGTGCCGTTACGGTAGGTTGGATATGGACCTCGGATCCACTGGAAGCTTGGGATTGTAAGGATGTAGATATCATCGTAGCCTGtaccatccacaacccctctttcgccaggcaaaataaaaaaagctCCACCAAAACTCACCAACTTCACTTACATGAAAGTCAGCCTAAATGGATAGCTGCTCAAAAGAAATTACCTTTATTAATCATAAAAATGATTGAATGTTATGATTCTGACCTTATAAGGCTGTGCGGGGTACGCGATTTATGCGTGCTGTGCTATGGAAATGTCGTTAGTTTGTTCACCAAATTCCTCATCGCTCTTTGCCTTGTTTTttggtctttgtctttgacaACGACATGAAAATGCCTAGGTCAAGACTTCGATGGAAATACACCGAGGGCGACATGGCAGAGGCCATATTAGACGTTACTGACAATGGCTTTTCACCCCCTTAAGCCGCTTATAGACAGGAAGTGCCCTGCCCTGAAGGACTCTAATCGATAGACTTTACGGCCGCGGGGCCGTAAAAGAGCAGATCCACCCTTATCAATAGCTATCCAAGAGACAAAAGGATAGGCTAGCTTTCTAGATTCTCTATTAGGAGTCCTTAGGCTATACTCTATCCTATAGTTAAATCTGCACTTGCATTATAGGGCTGCTAAGATAGTAGGGCGAATATCTTAacttaagatataattaagtaaataaatttattaattgCTATATAGACTTAAAGACTaagataagtatatattaagaagCTAAGAGGTTTAACTCTTTTATACTGAAAGCGGATTATTAGTACTTTAATATCTAGGATAGATAGTATAGCTAGATTAAGCCTAAAAATACcgttaatattaataaaggcggtattataattagtttcGGTAAGTACTTACCTCAATTACTTATCGGTACTTGCATTTTGACTAACTAATTATCTTTATTTAGGCCTAGATGGCTTAGTTATTGGAAGCGCGGACCTAAAACGTAAGGCCTTCCTTAAGGGACTACAGACTTGGAATTGGACTTCATTTATTAAAGCTATTACTGCTGACGGCCGTGCTTTAGTTCCTAGTATAATCTTTAAGGGGAAGGAATTATAGAAATAATGGTTCCTTAATAAGTTTAAGTAGATAGCAGACtagtattatataacttCGTCTAACAGGTAGACTAATAACTATATAGGCattaaatagcttaaaagAGTCTATCTGCCTCAGACTATACCTGCCGATAAGTCAGACGCAAGTCTGATTATTTTAGATAGTTACGGAAGCCATATAACAGTATATCCTCTATTTCCCCTATCTTACAATTAGTGCTAAGTAGTAAAAGGATGAATAGATAGctaacgtacatgataagcatgtgaACCACTTTTCCCTCTTACACCTAACTTTTCACTTAATCAATTGATTTatcaaccaccaagcatgTCAGACCCAAATTACGAAGCT is part of the Fusarium oxysporum Fo47 chromosome VII, complete sequence genome and harbors:
- a CDS encoding Rho GTPase activation protein; protein product: MLSGLSLSEISHIGIQAIPIYVTDITIKEHYDFSPTAGNAFPTETAPDTSNHGAAKPSRRDRIKGLFSFRAQPPPEPEPEPKPTPTVFRLPLPTSIRYANVAISRIDEDGVARIYGYIPIIVAKTGVYLKEKATAVEDIFATTGNPVRMSELQTIFDSPDRYGKGLVWDGYTVHDAAGILLRYLKSLPEPIIPYHHYNSFVDELGFFIDRELTPEESSQALELAIKLVIDMPPLNRQLLLYILDMLHVFADKSAVNKMTALRLVSSFQPSILSGPPDKMDAEAHHVSASVAMLLVSYETEVLEAMDKILADR